One Kitasatospora sp. NBC_01287 DNA window includes the following coding sequences:
- a CDS encoding response regulator transcription factor produces MSVPEPRAAEGRQVIRLVIADDQRVTREGLALLVGLNEGMEVVALAADGAQAVAAALEHRPDVVLMDLSMPVLDGTAATAALAEQLPDTPVLVLTTYADDASVFPALRAGARGYLTKDADSDRIEAGIRAVHAGQTFLDPVVQQRLVDAALAAATPLPSPVAAASPTAPAAPPASPPAELLTEREREVLVLIAQGLSNGEIAARLYLGQATVKSHVNRIFAKTGARDRAQAVRYAYRVGLVPAEDGG; encoded by the coding sequence ATGAGCGTTCCCGAGCCGCGCGCGGCGGAAGGGCGGCAGGTGATCCGCCTGGTGATCGCCGACGACCAGCGGGTCACCCGCGAGGGGCTGGCCCTGCTGGTGGGGCTGAACGAGGGCATGGAGGTGGTCGCGCTGGCCGCCGACGGCGCCCAGGCGGTCGCCGCCGCCCTGGAGCACCGGCCGGACGTGGTGCTGATGGACCTGTCGATGCCGGTGCTGGACGGCACCGCCGCCACCGCGGCGCTCGCCGAGCAGCTGCCGGACACGCCCGTGCTGGTGCTGACCACCTACGCGGACGACGCCTCGGTCTTCCCCGCGCTGCGGGCCGGCGCCAGGGGCTACCTGACCAAGGACGCCGACTCGGACCGGATCGAGGCCGGGATCCGGGCGGTGCACGCCGGGCAGACCTTCCTGGACCCGGTGGTCCAGCAGCGGCTGGTCGACGCGGCTCTGGCCGCCGCCACCCCCTTGCCTTCCCCGGTCGCCGCCGCCTCGCCCACCGCGCCCGCCGCGCCACCCGCGTCCCCGCCCGCCGAACTGCTGACGGAGCGTGAGCGCGAGGTGCTGGTGCTGATCGCGCAGGGGCTGAGCAACGGGGAGATCGCCGCGCGCCTCTACCTGGGCCAGGCCACGGTCAAGTCGCACGTCAACCGGATCTTCGCCAAGACCGGCGCCCGGGACCGGGCCCAGGCGGTCCGCTACGCGTACCGGGTCGGGCTGGTCCCCGCGGAGGACGGCGGCTGA
- a CDS encoding ATP-binding protein encodes MSEGQENLRTTEVDLGGLVSVLATHLYSTPLVALRELVQNAHDSHTRRRLEDPQAAAAYEPLIRVRADATARRLSIEDTGAGLTEPEIHAYLATVGTGYTRLLREVTGNEELIGAFGLGFLSAFSVAEEVTVTTTSHREPALGHRYRSRGGEQYSVEPVPARPVPGTVVELALKPEHAHLADEEALREVLGRYCVLLTVPVHVGDDEQPVNDIAVPWREPVPQGHQHAARMEFAAAFGRRFEPLTAFPFQPVDGSTDAIGLLWVQDGGSYGSSDNRDLAVYLRGMLLADDARDLLPSWAGFIGGVVESSRLTPTASREDLQRDENYRALQQALSEAIVNGLYETARLHPAAWRRILARHGQDLLGAALCDDRLFTLLADDVPVPSSQGDLTAGALRAAGGGVLHVALGTGGGFEEMLYRAMRVPIARGDRYAVLPFLRRYALLRDCRIVELGSEDGNKELFRDPERPLPAEELGWLSAALADPGEQLVPARFDPPGLPLVLVPDREAELKARIEDDQADARIPSAALRLARAFTARTDGAVRARLYLNTASPAVQDLLRAYRAGHTGSATAAGLLRSLKVIMAAAGSAGPGGGDLGAALAGVGTAVAALTAPVAQGQSTGESSVAGLSAAGLSAGLDRLLGGGPQNEQGGQGEQNGQGEQGEQGESER; translated from the coding sequence ATGTCTGAAGGTCAGGAGAACCTGCGCACCACCGAGGTCGATCTCGGCGGTCTGGTGAGCGTCCTCGCCACCCACCTCTACTCCACGCCGCTGGTCGCCCTGCGCGAGCTGGTCCAGAACGCGCACGACTCGCACACCCGCCGCCGCCTGGAGGATCCGCAGGCCGCGGCCGCGTACGAGCCGCTGATCCGGGTGCGCGCCGATGCCACCGCGCGCAGGCTGTCGATCGAGGACACCGGCGCGGGCCTGACCGAGCCCGAGATCCACGCCTACCTGGCCACCGTCGGTACCGGCTACACCCGGCTGCTGCGCGAGGTCACCGGCAACGAGGAGCTGATCGGCGCCTTCGGGCTCGGCTTCCTCTCCGCCTTCTCGGTGGCCGAGGAGGTCACCGTCACCACCACCTCGCACCGCGAGCCGGCCCTCGGCCACCGCTACCGCAGCCGGGGCGGCGAGCAGTACAGCGTCGAGCCGGTGCCGGCCAGGCCCGTCCCCGGCACAGTGGTGGAGCTGGCCCTCAAGCCCGAGCACGCGCACCTGGCCGACGAGGAGGCGCTGCGCGAAGTGCTCGGCCGCTACTGCGTGCTGCTCACCGTGCCGGTGCACGTCGGCGACGACGAGCAGCCGGTCAACGACATCGCGGTGCCCTGGCGCGAGCCGGTCCCGCAGGGCCACCAGCATGCGGCCCGGATGGAGTTCGCGGCCGCCTTCGGGCGCCGCTTCGAGCCGCTGACCGCCTTCCCGTTCCAGCCGGTCGACGGCTCGACCGACGCGATCGGGCTGCTCTGGGTGCAGGACGGCGGCAGCTACGGCAGCAGCGACAACCGCGACCTCGCCGTCTACCTGCGCGGCATGCTGCTCGCCGACGACGCCCGTGACCTGCTGCCCAGTTGGGCCGGGTTCATCGGCGGCGTGGTCGAGTCCAGTCGGCTGACACCCACCGCCAGCCGCGAGGACCTGCAACGCGACGAGAACTACCGCGCGCTGCAGCAGGCGCTGAGCGAGGCGATCGTCAACGGCCTCTACGAGACCGCCCGGCTGCACCCGGCCGCCTGGCGCCGGATCCTGGCCCGGCACGGCCAGGACCTGCTGGGCGCCGCGCTCTGCGACGACCGGCTCTTCACCCTGCTCGCCGACGACGTCCCGGTGCCCAGCTCGCAGGGCGACCTGACGGCCGGCGCGCTGCGGGCGGCCGGCGGGGGCGTGTTGCATGTCGCGCTGGGCACCGGCGGAGGCTTCGAGGAGATGCTCTACCGGGCCATGCGGGTGCCGATCGCGCGCGGCGACCGGTACGCGGTGCTGCCGTTCCTGCGCCGGTACGCGCTGCTGCGCGACTGCCGGATCGTCGAGCTGGGCAGCGAGGACGGCAACAAGGAGCTCTTCCGCGACCCCGAGCGGCCGCTGCCGGCCGAGGAGTTGGGCTGGCTGAGCGCGGCGCTGGCGGACCCGGGCGAGCAGCTGGTGCCGGCCCGCTTCGACCCGCCCGGGCTGCCGCTGGTGCTGGTGCCCGACCGGGAGGCCGAGCTGAAGGCACGGATCGAGGACGACCAGGCGGACGCCCGGATCCCCTCGGCCGCGCTGCGGCTGGCCCGCGCGTTCACCGCGCGGACGGACGGCGCGGTCCGTGCCCGGCTCTACCTGAACACCGCCTCGCCCGCCGTCCAGGACCTGCTGCGGGCCTACCGGGCCGGGCACACCGGCAGCGCCACGGCGGCCGGCCTGCTCCGCTCGCTCAAGGTGATCATGGCGGCGGCCGGCAGCGCCGGTCCGGGCGGCGGCGACCTGGGCGCCGCGCTGGCCGGGGTCGGCACGGCGGTGGCCGCGCTGACCGCGCCCGTCGCGCAGGGGCAGTCGACCGGAGAGTCGTCGGTGGCGGGGCTGTCAGCGGCGGGCCTGTCAGCGGGGCTGGACCGGCTGCTCGGTGGCGGCCCGCAGAACGAGCAGGGCGGGCAGGGCGAGCAGAACGGGCAGGGCGAGCAGGGCGAGCAGGGAGAGAGCGAACGATGA
- a CDS encoding histidine kinase — protein sequence MVSERVARAEARAQQRRDGHTARLRPLGWLLLAGVAISSWTSAYPPGLSGRRLVVSLVLLWYAVAMSVVGTGHPPRLAPRTRLVLAVLACVPAVLLTALEPYGTLNVLPVSGVVMTCFIRLEPRPALIIGGSTTLALAVVMALTADFPLEAASAAVLLCVVLAVTAQLLRTSRASHDRTELLLAELEDAREAETRAAAGAERARIARELHDVLAQSLSALAIQLEGARKIAERDQAGPLLQQIIGRSVELTREGLDEARQAVGALRGDRLPDLADLASLVERSGRDLRLDVALEVRGAERVCESQAGFALYRGVQEALTNVARYASGSRAEVALEYRPDRVVLTVANTAGTLAAEASGGGGNGLRGMRERIERVGGAAGAGPTPSGWLVTMEVPA from the coding sequence ATGGTGAGTGAGCGGGTGGCCCGTGCCGAGGCCCGGGCCCAGCAACGACGCGACGGCCACACGGCCCGGCTGCGCCCGCTCGGCTGGCTGCTGCTGGCCGGGGTGGCGATCTCCAGCTGGACCAGCGCGTACCCGCCGGGGCTGTCCGGGCGCCGACTGGTCGTCAGCCTGGTGCTGCTCTGGTACGCCGTCGCGATGTCGGTGGTCGGCACCGGGCACCCGCCTCGCCTCGCGCCCAGGACACGGCTGGTCCTGGCGGTCCTCGCCTGCGTGCCCGCGGTGCTGCTCACCGCGCTGGAGCCGTACGGCACCCTCAACGTGCTGCCGGTCTCGGGCGTCGTGATGACCTGCTTCATCCGGCTGGAACCCCGCCCGGCGCTGATCATCGGCGGGAGCACCACGCTGGCGCTCGCCGTGGTGATGGCACTGACGGCGGACTTCCCGCTGGAGGCGGCCAGTGCCGCGGTGCTGCTCTGCGTGGTGCTGGCCGTCACCGCCCAGCTGCTGCGCACCAGTCGGGCCAGCCACGACCGCACCGAGCTGCTGCTCGCCGAGCTGGAGGACGCCCGCGAGGCGGAGACCAGGGCGGCGGCCGGTGCCGAGCGGGCCCGGATCGCCCGTGAGCTGCACGACGTGCTGGCCCAGTCGCTCTCCGCCCTGGCCATCCAGTTGGAGGGGGCCCGCAAGATCGCCGAGCGCGATCAGGCCGGCCCGCTGCTCCAGCAGATCATCGGCCGCTCGGTCGAGTTGACCAGGGAGGGCCTGGACGAGGCCCGGCAGGCCGTCGGCGCGCTGCGCGGCGACCGGCTGCCGGACCTGGCCGACCTGGCCTCGCTGGTCGAGCGCAGCGGCCGGGACCTGCGGCTCGACGTGGCCCTCGAAGTGCGGGGCGCCGAGCGGGTCTGCGAGTCGCAGGCCGGGTTCGCGCTCTACCGCGGGGTGCAGGAGGCGCTGACCAATGTGGCCCGCTACGCGAGCGGCTCGCGCGCCGAAGTGGCGCTGGAGTACCGTCCCGACCGGGTGGTGCTCACCGTCGCCAACACCGCCGGCACGCTCGCGGCCGAGGCGTCGGGCGGCGGCGGCAACGGCCTGCGCGGGATGCGCGAGCGGATCGAACGGGTCGGCGGCGCCGCCGGAGCGGGGCCGACCCCGAGCGGCTGGCTGGTCACGATGGAGGTTCCGGCATGA
- a CDS encoding TetR/AcrR family transcriptional regulator — MGNREALLAGAKRCLSEKGYGRTTARDIATASGVSLAAIGYHFGSKDALMNAALIEAMEDWGRAVGTALASTAGQRLTPEERFQLCWDRILETFAERRGLWKAQFEMIAQVDHLPEIASTLGESQKDARLGLSAMFQGKEEVPDTEDEILRGAFLQAMLAGVAAQWLVAPDQVPRGRDLFRGLQLLASGVLGSAAAPS; from the coding sequence ATGGGAAACCGAGAAGCCCTGCTCGCCGGGGCCAAGCGCTGCCTGTCCGAGAAGGGCTACGGCCGCACCACGGCACGCGACATCGCCACCGCCTCCGGAGTGAGCCTGGCCGCGATCGGCTACCACTTCGGCTCCAAGGACGCGTTGATGAACGCGGCGCTGATCGAAGCCATGGAGGACTGGGGCCGGGCGGTGGGCACGGCACTGGCTTCGACGGCCGGCCAGCGGCTGACGCCCGAGGAGCGCTTCCAGCTCTGCTGGGACCGGATCCTGGAGACCTTCGCCGAGCGGCGCGGTCTGTGGAAGGCGCAGTTCGAGATGATCGCGCAGGTGGACCACCTGCCCGAGATCGCGTCGACCCTGGGGGAGTCGCAGAAGGACGCCCGGCTCGGGCTCTCCGCGATGTTCCAGGGCAAGGAGGAGGTGCCGGACACCGAGGACGAGATCCTTCGCGGTGCCTTCCTGCAGGCGATGCTGGCCGGCGTCGCCGCGCAGTGGCTGGTCGCGCCGGACCAGGTGCCGCGCGGGCGTGACCTGTTCCGCGGGCTGCAGCTACTGGCCTCCGGGGTGCTCGGCTCGGCCGCCGCGCCGTCCTGA
- a CDS encoding zinc ribbon domain-containing protein → MSTEIYFTNNSRDLCEQYGTGAGFQFEFNCQRCYDTWRSPFEAFNTGRAAGWVSKGVGAAWSLLGGNGNTISNAADGLAGASWGHAKDAAFERAIASAQNHFHRCARCTQHVCDNCWNPAQGLCQGCAPDTAAEAEAARRRGLNEEVSQRAYAAGQQAAQAYDVTTERQLVCPQCNAETHGGAFCAGCGFKLASPANCAGCQAAVPEGAAFCPGCGSRQ, encoded by the coding sequence GTGAGCACCGAGATCTACTTCACCAACAACTCCCGCGACCTGTGCGAGCAGTACGGCACCGGCGCGGGCTTCCAGTTCGAGTTCAACTGCCAGCGCTGCTACGACACCTGGCGTTCGCCCTTCGAGGCGTTCAACACCGGGCGGGCGGCGGGCTGGGTCAGCAAGGGCGTCGGCGCGGCCTGGAGCCTGCTGGGCGGCAACGGCAACACCATCAGCAACGCCGCCGACGGCCTCGCGGGCGCGAGTTGGGGGCATGCCAAGGACGCGGCCTTCGAGCGGGCCATCGCCAGCGCGCAGAACCACTTCCACCGCTGCGCCCGGTGCACCCAGCACGTCTGCGACAACTGCTGGAACCCGGCCCAGGGCCTGTGCCAGGGCTGCGCGCCGGACACCGCGGCCGAGGCCGAGGCGGCCCGCCGGCGCGGGCTCAACGAGGAGGTCAGCCAGCGCGCCTACGCGGCGGGCCAGCAGGCGGCACAGGCCTACGACGTGACCACCGAGCGCCAGCTGGTCTGCCCGCAGTGCAACGCCGAGACGCACGGCGGCGCCTTCTGCGCCGGCTGCGGCTTCAAGCTCGCCTCGCCGGCCAACTGCGCCGGCTGCCAGGCAGCGGTGCCGGAGGGCGCCGCCTTCTGCCCCGGCTGCGGCAGCAGGCAGTAG
- the tatA gene encoding Sec-independent protein translocase subunit TatA, translating into MFRNGLEPWHLLVVLAVVILLFGSKKLPEMARGLGKSMRILKAETKAMREDDTPATDTTANSTAAEQPRPAVEPVTVTKADETSKSNTTA; encoded by the coding sequence ATGTTCCGCAACGGTCTGGAGCCCTGGCACCTCCTGGTGGTGCTGGCTGTCGTCATCCTCCTGTTCGGCTCCAAGAAGCTGCCGGAGATGGCCCGAGGCCTGGGCAAGTCCATGCGCATCCTGAAGGCCGAGACCAAGGCCATGCGCGAGGACGACACCCCGGCGACCGACACCACGGCCAACTCCACGGCCGCCGAGCAGCCGCGGCCCGCGGTCGAGCCGGTCACCGTCACCAAGGCCGACGAGACCTCCAAGTCGAACACCACCGCCTGA
- a CDS encoding TetR/AcrR family transcriptional regulator, which yields MAADGVGGGPARRPRGRRTQILAAAAEQFHRRGYHQVAMAEVAAAVGITAPALYRHYRGKPELLRQAVRGGLGELAAAVAVAEAARGGAGQTGAAQVGAARGGAGRGGPAVLAEALAAVALDERALATLWQRDARLLPPPSRAELRRALRASVRAASRIIAADRPELSSQQCELLVWSALSVAGSLSYHTFAPPRRRFERLMAELLSEVLLSEVLRVEVSGDPSVQLRGAETAPSGVAAAPGRREELLAAAVRLFDERGFDNVSTDRLGAAVGIAGPSLYKHFPAKGDLLAAALVRCRERLWHEVAPVLLAAGEPAAALDRGLCAYVAFACRHHHYLGAMVSETERLAEPDRKAALDFRRDFLRLWVELLRQVRPADDKAEARIRVHAMFALVNDGVRNGSRAPGAELAPLLHRLAHAVLGTAGGTAGGTAEGTVEGAAEGTAEGAGPAPGPPLRQRSALPAVAG from the coding sequence ATGGCAGCGGACGGGGTCGGGGGCGGTCCCGCGCGCCGACCGCGCGGGCGGCGGACGCAGATCCTGGCGGCGGCCGCCGAGCAGTTCCACCGGCGCGGCTACCACCAGGTGGCGATGGCCGAGGTGGCGGCGGCGGTCGGGATCACCGCCCCCGCGCTCTACCGGCACTACCGGGGCAAGCCCGAGCTGCTGCGCCAGGCGGTGCGCGGCGGGCTGGGCGAGCTGGCGGCGGCCGTGGCCGTGGCCGAGGCGGCGCGTGGCGGTGCCGGTCAGACTGGAGCTGCGCAGGTCGGAGCTGCGCGGGGCGGTGCCGGGCGGGGCGGGCCGGCGGTGCTTGCCGAGGCGCTCGCGGCGGTGGCCCTGGACGAGCGTGCGCTTGCCACCTTGTGGCAGCGCGATGCCCGGCTGCTGCCGCCGCCCAGCCGGGCGGAACTGCGTCGGGCGCTGCGCGCCAGCGTCCGCGCCGCGAGCCGGATCATAGCCGCCGATCGACCTGAACTGTCTTCCCAGCAGTGCGAGTTGCTGGTCTGGTCGGCACTTTCGGTGGCGGGCAGTCTGTCGTACCACACCTTCGCGCCGCCGCGCCGACGGTTCGAGCGGCTGATGGCCGAGCTGCTGTCCGAGGTCCTGCTTTCCGAGGTCCTGCGGGTCGAGGTGTCTGGCGATCCGTCAGTTCAGCTCCGGGGCGCGGAGACCGCTCCGTCCGGCGTGGCCGCGGCGCCCGGGCGGCGTGAGGAACTGCTCGCGGCGGCGGTGCGGCTCTTCGACGAACGAGGATTCGACAACGTCAGCACCGATCGGCTCGGGGCGGCGGTGGGGATCGCCGGGCCCAGCCTGTACAAGCACTTCCCGGCCAAGGGCGATCTGCTGGCCGCCGCGCTGGTCCGCTGCCGCGAGCGACTCTGGCACGAGGTGGCACCGGTGCTGCTGGCCGCGGGCGAGCCGGCCGCCGCGCTGGATCGGGGGCTGTGCGCCTACGTGGCCTTCGCCTGCCGCCACCACCACTACCTGGGAGCGATGGTGAGCGAGACCGAGCGGCTGGCCGAGCCGGACCGCAAGGCCGCGCTGGACTTCCGCCGGGACTTCCTGCGGCTCTGGGTGGAACTGCTGCGCCAGGTGCGGCCGGCGGACGACAAGGCCGAGGCCCGGATCCGGGTGCACGCGATGTTCGCCCTGGTCAACGACGGTGTGCGGAACGGCTCCCGGGCGCCGGGGGCGGAACTCGCGCCGCTGCTGCACCGGTTGGCGCACGCGGTGCTCGGGACGGCCGGAGGGACGGCCGGAGGGACGGCCGAGGGGACGGTCGAAGGGGCGGCCGAGGGGACGGCCGAAGGGGCGGGCCCGGCGCCGGGCCCGCCCCTTCGTCAGCGGTCTGCTCTTCCGGCCGTCGCCGGCTGA
- a CDS encoding acyl-CoA dehydrogenase family protein gives MRRTVYNEDHEAFRATIRDFIAKEVVPVYESWEAEGHPPRAFYNKLGELGIFGIEVPEEFGGAGETGFKYQAVITEEVARAGVSFGSSGVHTGLVLPYILEYANEEQKRRWLPGFVSGDIMTAIAMTEPGAGSDLAGITTTAKLSADGTHYVLNGAKTFITGGALADLVLVVARTSAYDPANRRAGLSILCVDTKSEGYSVGRKLHKIGLRTSDTAELAFSDVKVPVADLLGEEGKAFSYLTHNLVQERLAIAVGAYAAAAAAVNFALQYVKDRKVFGQAVAEFQNTKFVLADCKSQVTAMQTMVDQSLELYQNGELTVADAAEGKLFCTEAASVVIDKCLQLHGGYGYILEYPIARLYTDNRVFRIYGGTSEVMKTIIAKSLGL, from the coding sequence GTGCGCCGCACTGTGTACAACGAGGACCACGAGGCGTTCCGGGCCACCATCCGGGACTTCATCGCCAAGGAGGTCGTCCCGGTCTACGAGAGCTGGGAGGCCGAGGGCCACCCGCCGCGTGCCTTCTACAACAAGCTCGGCGAGCTGGGCATCTTCGGCATCGAGGTGCCCGAGGAGTTCGGCGGCGCGGGCGAGACCGGCTTCAAGTACCAGGCGGTGATCACCGAGGAGGTGGCCCGCGCGGGCGTCAGCTTCGGCTCCTCGGGCGTGCACACCGGCCTGGTGCTGCCCTACATCCTGGAGTACGCCAACGAGGAGCAGAAGCGGCGCTGGCTGCCCGGCTTCGTCTCGGGCGACATCATGACCGCGATCGCGATGACCGAGCCGGGCGCCGGCTCCGACCTCGCGGGCATCACCACCACCGCCAAGCTCTCCGCGGACGGCACCCACTACGTCCTCAACGGCGCCAAGACCTTCATCACCGGCGGCGCGCTGGCCGACCTGGTGCTGGTCGTCGCCCGGACCAGCGCGTACGACCCGGCCAACCGCCGGGCCGGCCTGTCGATCCTCTGCGTGGACACCAAGTCCGAGGGCTACTCGGTCGGCCGCAAGCTGCACAAGATCGGCCTGCGCACCTCCGACACCGCCGAGCTGGCCTTCTCCGACGTCAAGGTCCCGGTCGCCGACCTGCTCGGCGAGGAGGGCAAGGCGTTCAGCTACCTGACCCACAACCTGGTCCAGGAGCGCCTGGCGATCGCGGTCGGCGCCTACGCGGCCGCCGCCGCGGCGGTCAACTTCGCGCTGCAGTACGTCAAGGACCGCAAGGTCTTCGGCCAGGCGGTCGCGGAGTTCCAGAACACCAAGTTCGTGCTGGCCGACTGCAAGTCGCAGGTCACCGCGATGCAGACGATGGTCGACCAGTCGCTCGAGCTCTACCAGAACGGCGAGCTGACGGTCGCGGACGCGGCCGAGGGCAAGCTGTTCTGCACCGAGGCGGCCTCCGTCGTGATCGACAAGTGCCTCCAGCTGCACGGCGGCTACGGCTACATCCTGGAGTACCCGATCGCCCGCCTCTACACCGACAACCGGGTGTTCCGGATCTACGGCGGGACCAGCGAGGTCATGAAGACGATCATCGCGAAGTCGCTGGGGCTCTGA
- a CDS encoding MFS transporter, with amino-acid sequence MTATNGLAGRRAWAGLAVLLLPTLVLSMDMGVLFFAVPFISTDLRPSGTQQLWIMDIYSFLLAGLLIPMGALGDRIGRRKLLMLGAAGFAAASLLAARSDGAAQLIAARALLGIAGSTLMPSTIALIRTLFTDPKQRRGAMAAWTGALTGGATLGPVVGGLLLDHFWWGSVFLVSVPVMALLLLLAPLLLPEYRAPRTGGFDLLGSGLALAAVLPTVYGVKTLAVDGLSALSAVALAVGLVMGALFVWRQRTAAYPLIDLDLFRNGTYSGAITVNTIAMFAMMGFTLFTSQYLQLVKGMSPLTAALWALLPSVGVGAAVGVSGALAGRVRPGHQMAGGFLVGAVGFALMTQVGPHSPLALILTAAGILAAGTVGTMTLTADLVVSAAPAERAGAAAATSETATELGSSLGIALLGAAGAAVYKSQLASSLPAGLPTEAARVAHDSLGGAVTVAAGLPAATAHQLLAAAGSAFTSGLHVAASVGLVCLLGAGLLASRLMRHLPAAGAETAGTAQAEHQAQHRAQQAEESVTEERVTEEPVTMELSA; translated from the coding sequence ATGACCGCAACCAACGGCCTCGCCGGCCGACGCGCCTGGGCGGGACTCGCCGTCCTCCTGCTGCCGACCCTGGTCCTCTCGATGGACATGGGCGTCCTCTTCTTCGCCGTGCCGTTCATCAGCACGGACCTGCGGCCCAGCGGCACCCAGCAGCTGTGGATCATGGACATCTACTCGTTCCTGCTCGCCGGGCTGCTCATCCCGATGGGGGCGCTCGGCGACCGGATCGGCCGCCGCAAGCTGCTGATGCTCGGCGCCGCCGGGTTCGCCGCGGCCTCCCTGCTGGCCGCCCGCTCCGACGGCGCGGCGCAGCTGATCGCGGCCCGCGCGCTGCTCGGCATCGCCGGGTCGACCCTGATGCCCAGCACCATCGCGCTGATCCGCACGCTGTTCACCGACCCGAAGCAGCGGCGGGGCGCCATGGCCGCCTGGACCGGCGCGCTGACCGGCGGCGCCACCCTGGGCCCGGTGGTCGGCGGCCTGCTGCTCGATCACTTCTGGTGGGGCTCGGTGTTCCTGGTCTCGGTGCCGGTGATGGCCCTACTGCTGCTCCTCGCCCCGCTGCTGCTGCCCGAGTACCGGGCGCCGCGCACCGGCGGCTTCGACCTGCTGGGCTCCGGGCTCGCGCTGGCCGCCGTGCTCCCGACGGTCTACGGCGTCAAGACCCTCGCGGTGGACGGGTTGAGCGCCCTGTCCGCGGTGGCGCTCGCGGTCGGCCTGGTGATGGGCGCGCTCTTCGTCTGGCGGCAGCGCACCGCCGCGTACCCGCTGATCGATCTCGACCTCTTCCGCAACGGCACCTACAGCGGCGCGATCACGGTCAACACCATCGCGATGTTCGCGATGATGGGCTTCACCCTCTTCACCTCGCAGTACCTGCAGCTGGTCAAGGGCATGAGCCCGCTGACCGCCGCGCTCTGGGCGCTGCTGCCGAGCGTCGGGGTCGGCGCGGCGGTCGGCGTCTCCGGCGCGCTGGCCGGCCGGGTGCGCCCGGGGCACCAGATGGCGGGCGGCTTCCTGGTCGGCGCGGTCGGGTTCGCGCTGATGACCCAGGTCGGCCCGCACTCCCCGCTCGCCCTGATCCTCACCGCCGCCGGGATCCTGGCCGCAGGCACGGTCGGCACCATGACCCTCACCGCCGACCTGGTCGTCTCCGCCGCGCCTGCCGAGCGGGCCGGTGCCGCGGCCGCCACCTCGGAGACCGCGACCGAGCTCGGCAGCTCGCTCGGCATCGCGTTGCTCGGCGCGGCGGGCGCCGCGGTCTACAAGTCGCAGCTGGCCTCCTCACTGCCGGCCGGCCTGCCGACCGAGGCCGCCCGGGTGGCCCACGACTCGCTCGGCGGTGCGGTGACGGTGGCCGCCGGCCTGCCTGCGGCCACCGCCCACCAGCTGCTGGCGGCGGCCGGGTCGGCCTTCACCTCCGGCCTGCACGTGGCGGCCTCGGTCGGCCTGGTCTGCCTGCTGGGCGCGGGCCTGCTGGCGTCGCGGCTGATGCGGCACCTGCCGGCGGCGGGAGCGGAGACCGCAGGAACCGCACAGGCCGAGCACCAGGCCCAGCACCGGGCCCAGCAGGCCGAGGAGTCGGTCACGGAGGAGCGGGTCACGGAGGAGCCGGTCACGATGGAGCTGAGCGCCTGA